In Rhodamnia argentea isolate NSW1041297 chromosome 11, ASM2092103v1, whole genome shotgun sequence, one genomic interval encodes:
- the LOC115742109 gene encoding receptor-like protein kinase THESEUS 1, translated as MILVYEFMEKGSLRDHLHGSDFPSLPWKQRLDICIGAARGLNYLHKGVVGGIIHRDVKPTDILLDENYVAKVADFGLSKSGPLDPSQTHVSTGVKGTFGYLDPEYFRTQQLTEKSDMYSFGVVLLEVLCTRPAIDPSLPRERANLAEWGITCIQNGTIEQIVDPVLAGQINPNSLRKYREVAEKCLREEDQERPSMGDVLWDLDYALQLQQTAVKRGMYDDSTTDGSSILNHSNVRKLPSIGKDVVEEDGAATEGAD; from the coding sequence ATGATACTAGTTTACGAGTTTATGGAGAAGGGGAGCTTAAGAGATCACCTGCACGGTTCCGATTTCCCATCCTTACCATGGAAGCAGAGGCTCGATATCTGCATTGGAGCAGCCAGGGGCTTGAACTACCTCCACAAAGGCGTGGTTGGAGGAATTATTCACCGGGACGTCAAGCCCACCGACATTTTGCTTGACGAGAATTACGTTGCGAAGGTTGCCGACTTCGGTCTGTCGAAGTCGGGGCCTTTGGATCCAAGCCAAACCCATGTGAGTACGGGGGTCAAGGGCACCTTCGGATACCTCGATCCAGAGTACTTTAGGACTCAACAGCTGACGGAAAAATCAGACATGTACTCGTTTGGAGTGGTTCTTCTCGAGGTGCTATGCACCAGGCCTGCCATCGACCCATCCCTTCCCAGAGAACGGGCAAACTTGGCTGAATGGGGCATTACATGCATCCAGAACGGAACCATCGAGCAAATCGTGGACCCTGTTCTTGCTGGTCAGATCAATCCCAACTCGCTGAGGAAATACAGGGAGGTTGCTGAGAAATGCTTGCGAGAAGAGGACCAAGAGAGGCCCAGCATGGGGGACGTGCTCTGGGACTTGGACTACGCCTTGCAGCTTCAGCAAACTGCGGTGAAAAGAGGGATGTACGACGATAGCACAACCGACGGTTCGTCAATTCTGAATCATTCGAACGTGAGGAAGCTCCCATCGATCGGCAAAGATGTGGTCGAGGAAGATGGGGCGGCCACAGAAGGGGCGGATTGA